From a single Stomoxys calcitrans chromosome 4, idStoCalc2.1, whole genome shotgun sequence genomic region:
- the LOC131996771 gene encoding uncharacterized protein LOC131996771 isoform X1, whose protein sequence is MVSINTLLQRHPKSKIANIHPIAQFVHSPKDVSPWLGNIRTLVYLPTTALNTHTHPPFEMNLRYNMGTRQKSFGPLQRSPLKLSINHKIQFKSKFSSNSFRSSYATVYHKTTAVLQLVPYCYRDPWDLIPLLSITGSYPKYVITDGVSDLQLRLHKQLIKIGNSTHNRCLYCPLLLIGNWDCDCCLRTVLHGDYIKLCKSLPCRTHRS, encoded by the exons ATGGTAAGTATTAACACCCTTTTACAGCGCCACCCtaaatcaaaaattgcaaatatacaCCCCATTGCACAATTTGTGCACTCGCCCAAGGATGTAAGCCCATGGCTTGGAAATATACGCACACTTGTATATTTGCCCACTACCGCcttgaacacacacacacacccaccatTCGAGATGAACCTGAGGTATAATATGGGCACGAGGCAAAAATCATTCGGACCTCTGCAACGATCACCACTTAAGTTAAGTATAAATCATAAAATACAATTCAAATCTAAATTCTCTTCTAATTCATTTAGGTCATCTTATGCTACAGTTTACCACAAGACGACGGCTGTTCTACAGCTTGTTCCTTACTGCTATAGAGATCCCTGGGACTTAATTCCTCTGCTATCTATCACAG GTTCGTATCCAAAATATGTTATCACGGATGGGGTTAGTGACTTACAGCTGCGGCTTCATAAACAGTTGATAAAAATTGGCAATTCCACACATAACCG gtGTCTATATTGTCCATTGCTGTTGATTGGTAATTGGGATTGTGACTGCTGCCTTCGGACTGTGCTCCATGGCGACTACATAAAGCTTTGCAAGTCTTTACCATGTAGGACTCACAGGAGCTAG
- the LOC131996773 gene encoding uncharacterized protein LOC131996773: MAPQDFAHPNHGTPRPVILRVPRNPSPVYLCRCSVTYPIFRCFSLPSSFRNHQEEWVGRLVSSRWMTKNRQNGTAALMLASAANKVSSSSRRSVRLVFGSFFLLCYLFSTVGPTSADWRTKTSFNCVAT, from the exons ATGGCGCCTCAGGACTTTGCCCACCCCAACCATGGCACCCCTCGTCCTGTAATATTAAGGGTACCCCGTAATCCATCACCTGTCTATCTTTGCCGCTGCTCAGTCACTTACCCCATATTCCGATGCTTTAGCCTTCCATCATCCTTTAGAAATCACCAAG AAGAATGGGTCGGTCGCCTCGTCAGCTCTAGATGGATGACCAAGAATCGCCAAAACGGTACTGCGGCCTTGATGCTGGCCTCTGCGGCCAATAAGGTCTCTTCAAGTtctcgtcggtccgtccgtctggtttTCG ggtctttttttttgttgtgctacCTTTTTAGCACCGTAGGACCAACATCGGCTGATTGGAGGACGAAAACGTCCTTTAACTGCGTtgctacctaa
- the LOC131996771 gene encoding uncharacterized protein LOC131996771 isoform X2 has protein sequence MVSINTLLQRHPKSKIANIHPIAQFVHSPKDVSPWLGNIRTLVYLPTTALNTHTHPPFEMNLRYNMGTRQKSFGPLQRSPLKSSYATVYHKTTAVLQLVPYCYRDPWDLIPLLSITGSYPKYVITDGVSDLQLRLHKQLIKIGNSTHNRCLYCPLLLIGNWDCDCCLRTVLHGDYIKLCKSLPCRTHRS, from the exons ATGGTAAGTATTAACACCCTTTTACAGCGCCACCCtaaatcaaaaattgcaaatatacaCCCCATTGCACAATTTGTGCACTCGCCCAAGGATGTAAGCCCATGGCTTGGAAATATACGCACACTTGTATATTTGCCCACTACCGCcttgaacacacacacacacccaccatTCGAGATGAACCTGAGGTATAATATGGGCACGAGGCAAAAATCATTCGGACCTCTGCAACGATCACCACTTAA GTCATCTTATGCTACAGTTTACCACAAGACGACGGCTGTTCTACAGCTTGTTCCTTACTGCTATAGAGATCCCTGGGACTTAATTCCTCTGCTATCTATCACAG GTTCGTATCCAAAATATGTTATCACGGATGGGGTTAGTGACTTACAGCTGCGGCTTCATAAACAGTTGATAAAAATTGGCAATTCCACACATAACCG gtGTCTATATTGTCCATTGCTGTTGATTGGTAATTGGGATTGTGACTGCTGCCTTCGGACTGTGCTCCATGGCGACTACATAAAGCTTTGCAAGTCTTTACCATGTAGGACTCACAGGAGCTAG